In the Methyloterricola oryzae genome, TCAATCTGTTCAGCTGGGTCATGCGCCGCAAGACCCAGAAGTTCCAGGTCCACTGCGCGCGCTGGATATCGAAAACCGCCGACGGTCCCCTCTATGTGCTGCTGGGAGCCGCGCTGCTCTGCTCGAAGACCCCCGCAGACCTGCTCCTGCTGCATAGCCTCGTGCTGGGGTTGCTCATGGAACGCCCGCTGTATGCGATCCTCAAGAACCTGTGCCGGCGCGACCGCCCCCCAGTGGTGCTGAACATCCAGAGTTTCATCGTTCCCTCGGACCGATTCAGCTTTCCCTCGGGGCATACCTCGGCCGCTTTCCTGGTGGCTACCTGCCTCAGCTATTTTCACCCGCCGCTCGCTCCCCTTCTGCTCACTTGGGCATCCCTGGTGGGCATGGCGAGGGTGGTGCTGGGCGTGCACTTCCCCACTGACACCTTCATCGGCGCCCTGATGGGCAGCGGCCTGGCCCTGTTGAGTCTGGAGATTTTGAACGCGTGAGAATCTTTTTTGGTGTGCAGGCGACCGGCAACGGTCACATCACCCGCGCCAGAGCCCTGGCGCCCAAGTTGAAACAAGCGGGCATAGAAGTCGACTACCTGTTCTCCGGCCGGCCCTGGGAACAACTGTTTGAAATGGAGGTGTTCGACGATTACCAATGGCGCGAAGGACTGACCTTCAGCACCCGCGACGGACATATCCAGCATGTCCGTACCGCCTTCCGCAACAACCTGCTGAACTTCGCGCGCGATGTGCGGCAACTGGACCTGGGCGGCTACGACCTGGTGATCAGCGACTTCGAGCCGGTGACGGCCTGGGCCGCGAAGCTGCAGGGCGTCAAGCACGTCCTCGGCATCGGTCATCAATACGCTTTCGGCTACGACATCCCCAAGGCCGCCGCCGATTTCCTCGGAACGCAGATACTGCGGTATTTCGCGCCGGTGAAGCTGGGCCTGGGCGTGCATTGGCACCATTTCCATCATCCGATCCTGCCGCCCATCTTCGAGACCGGGGCGGAACGCAAACCTGTGGATCCGCGCAAGATCATTGTCTACCTGCCCTTCGAGGACGTGGATCACGTCATCGGTCTGCTGCGCCGCTTCCATGACCACCAGTTCACCATCTACAGCCCGGCCATGCCCCATGACCGCCACGAACCGGCCGAACACATCCATGTCAGGCAGCTCTCACGCGCCGGTTTCCAGGCGGATTTCGCCGATGCCGCCGGGGTGATCTGCAACGCCGGCTTCGAATTGGCCAGCGAATCCCTGCATCAGGGCAAGAAGCTCCTGGCCAAACCCTTGCAGGGCCAGATGGAGCAGATGTCCAATGCCCTTGCCCTGGAACTGCTGCAACTGGGACAGGTGATGCAGTCCCTGGACTCCGCCAGCATCGAAACCTGGCTGGAACACAGCCAGGCCGTCGAGGTGCGCTATCCCGACGTGGCTCAGGCGGTGGTAGACTGGATTTGCGAGGGCAATTTCCATATCGACCAGGCCTGGGTGGACCGCATCTGGGCGCAAGCCATCACCCGCCGGGACTGACCCGACCGCGATTTCCCCTTTTCAGCACGACGTAGCGATACCCATGGCAGGACAGAACCTGAAAGGCATGGCCCGCATCTATGCGGCCTTCTTCAACTCCATGAAAGGCTTCAAGGCGGCCTGGCTCAGCGAGGAAGCCTTCCGCCAGGAAGTGTATCTGCTGGCGGCGACGGCACCCCTGGCCCTCTGGCTGGGCCAGGGCCCCGTGGAAAAGGCCCTGTTGCTGGGTAGCGTCCTGCTGGTGCTGATCGTCGAGTTGCTGAACACCGGCATCGAGATCGTGGTCGACCGCATCAGTTTCGAGCGCCACGAACTGTCCGGCCGAGCGAAAGACGTGGGTTCGGCGGCGGTGCTGTTGTCCCTCGCGCTGGCCGGATGCGTATGGGGATTCATACTGCTGCCCCGTCTGTTCTGAACGGCACCACAGCTCTGTACTGCACTACAGCAAGCTTCATTCCCAAGGGCCGCTTGGCCCGCCTCTCACCGGCGCAAGGCTTTGACGCCCGCGCCGCGTCGATTACCATACTGTCGCATTGCACGCGCACCCTCTACAATTAGCGGTCGGGTTCCCGGTCATAGCCCGCGTGACCCATTGAGTCAGCGCGTCCGGCTGCTTACGCCGGGTGCATAAGACCGCATTCGCTTTCGGCCGATGCGCCGCTGTTCATTTTACGACTCGGAACGCGCATTTGAGGTTCAAACCCGGAATCAAAGCCAGCCTGCTACTGTTGGGCCTGTTGCCCGCAGCCCTCATTGGCATCGTGATGGCCGGCTACTTCGTCAATGCGCGCTTTGAAGATCTCTACAACAGCCAGCGCGAACGCGGCGACATCATACTCAAGCAGCTGACGGCGGTTGCTGCGACCAACCTGGCGGACGGAAACGTTTCCGCCCTCAGGCGCCTCACCCAGGAGATCCTCAAGGAAAGCGACGTGGTGGAGGTGGAAGTGTGGGACATCCACAGCAAGATAGCCGGCTCCAGGCGCAATTCCGCCAGTCGGGAGTCGGAACGCCTGCTGCTGTCCGCCGCCGTGCTGGAAGCGCCGGCAGAAGGCTCCTCAGCGGCACCCCGGCCCATCGGCACCGTGCGCCTGGTATTGTCAGGTAGCGAGACGGTACAGCGCCAACGTGAAACCCTGATTCATGCCCTGGCCATAGGACTGGGCGGGCTGTTGCTCACCGGTTTGCTCGCCGACCGCATGGGGCGCCGCATCGGTTCACCGATCATTTCGCTGACCAGCGCCGTGCATGCGCTCTCCGAGGGCCGCCTGGAAACGCGCACCAATGTGCCGGCCAGCGCCGAACTGGCTTACCTGCAGGCCGGCTTCAACGCCATGGCGGCGGAGCTGCAGAAGAACCGCCAGACCCTGGAACAGCAGATCCAGGACGCCACGCGGCAATTGCAGAACACCCTCAAGTCCCTGGAGCGGCGCAACGCCGAATTGGATGCCGCAAGGCGCAACGCGGAACGGCAGACGGCGTTGAAGTCCCAGTTCCTTGCGCAGATGAGCCACGAGATCCGAACGCCCATGAACGGCATCATCGGCTTCGCCGAACTGCTGGGGCAGACGCCGCTGAACGACGAGCAGAACGAAAAGCTGCGCCTGATCGAGCGGTCCGCCAAGAACCTGCTGGCCATCATCAACGAGATCCTCGACCTGGCCACCCTGGAAGCGGGCAAGATCAGTCTGAACATCCACATGTTCATGCTGCGACCCTATCTGGAGGACGCCATCGCCCTGCAGATGCAGCGCTCGCCCCATCTGCCCGTGATCCTCTGGGTCGCCCCCGACGTACCCGCCTCGGTGCTGGGCGATCCGATCCGGGTGCAACAGGTGATCAACAATCTACTGAGCAATGCCCTCAAATTCACCCGCCGCGGGCGCGTGGTAGTGCGCGTGCGCCTGCAAAAGCCGCTGGGCGCACCCAAGCTGCTGTTCTCGGTGTCCGACAGTGGGCGCGGGATCAACGCCCGCGACTTGGCGAATCTGTTCGTCCCCTTTCAGCAGCTCAGCGACTACGCCATCGACCGCGAGCGCGGCGCCGGTCTCGGTCTGACCATCGCCAATAACATCGTCGACAAGATGGGCGGCCATCTCCAGGTGGCCAGCCGGCCCGGGCGCGGCACAACCTTCTGGTTCGACCTGCCCATCACCCAAACCGCCGGCGAGGAGCGACTTCCACCGGCCAGCACTCCCTTGGTACTGGTGGATAACGACCGTCTTTCACGGCAGGCCCTGCGCTTCCAGTTGGAGACCGTTTCCTCTAGCGTGACCAGTTTTGCCAACTGGGAGGCTTTCGTATCCAGCTACCGGCCGGAGACCCATGGCCGTACGGTGCTGCTGAAAGCCACGGCCCAGGAAGGCGAGATGCACTCATCCATGACCCAGTGGCTGGAGCAGGCCGGCCGCCTGGGTGCCCGTCCGGTGGTCATCCTGCCCACCGCGGAGAACCGGCTACTGGAGTTCTATCGCCGCAGCGGCGCTGTCTGCCTGATGGCACCCGTCCCCACCGAACGCTTGCGCAAACTGATCATGCATCCGAACACCGAGAGCCTCGCAAAACGTTCCGCCGACCAGCGCCTCGCGGTTCCCGACCTGCTGGGCCGCACCATCCTGATTGCCGACGACAACGAGATCAACCGCATCCTGCTCGGCGCGCAACTCACGGCCTTGGGCGCCAGCGTGCAATCGGCCAAGGACGGAACAGAGGCCTTGAGCGCCAGCCGCGACACTGTTTTCGACCTGATCATCCTGGATTTGCAGATGCCCGGAATGGACGGACTCACGGTGATTCGGGAACTGCGTAAGCTGCCGGGTGCCAACCATGAGACGCCGGTCATTGCCATCACCGCTCATGCCCAGCCGGCGCAGCGCCGGGAGGTCATGGAAGCCGGCTTCATGGATTGCCTGATCAAACCCGTCACCGAGGAACAATTGCGGCAACTCGTCCAGGGACACCTGGGTCCACCCCGCGGCGATGCTTCGCAGCCGGCAATCCCGGCGGTGCGGGCGCCCCACGCCGACGCCCTGCTGGAAAAAACCTCGGGTAACCGCGAACTGGCTCTTACCATCTGCCGCAAGCTGTTCACCGAACTGCCACGACAGCTGACGGAACTGAACGCAGCCGTGACCCACGAAAAGCTGGAGGATGCCCGCGACATCACCCACAAGATCCACGGCTCCTCGGCCTTTTGCGGACTCCACGCCATCCGGGAAGCGGCAGGCAAGCTAGAGCGGGCCCTGGATCAGACGGACGAGCGCACGGAACTCGAGAACCACATGCAAGATCTGTCCCTCGCCATACAGGACTTCATGGCCGAAGAGCCCCTCATCCTGGAAGCGCTGAGCGCAGGCACCCCGAGTTGAAAGCCCGGGCCCGGTTTACAGACTCAGGCGCTCAGAAGCGAAAAAAACGTTCCCGGTAGTACTTAAGCTCCTCGATGGACTCGAGGATATCGTCCAGCGCCAGGTGGGAGTTCTTCTTTTTGAAGCCGTCCTTGAGCTTGGGCGCCCAGCGCGCCGCCAGTTCCTTGACCGTGGAGACATCCAGGTTGCGGTAATGGAAGAAGGCTTCCAGCTTCGGCATGCAGCGTGCCAGGAAGCGCCGGTCCTGGCAGATGCTGTTGCCGCACATGGGCGAGGCTCCCTTCGGCAGCCATTGCGCCAGGAAGTCCAGGGTGCGCCGCTCGGCCTCGCCGACATTGATGCGGCTCTCCCGCACCCGGGTGATCAGCCCCGATTCCCCGTGCTGTTTGCGGTTCCAGTCATCCATGCGCGCCAGGGCCTCCTCGCTCTGATGGATAGCCATGACGGGCCCGCGGGCCCTGACATTCAGTTCCTTGTCGGTCACAACGGTGGCGATCTCGATGATGTAGTCGTTCTGGGGGTCCAGTCCGGTCATTTCGAGATCGATCCAGATCAGGTTCTGCGCGTCTTGGACCATCCGATTCCTCTCCTTCTGCTGTACGTCCGTCCGCCCTCAACCGGCGAACTTCACGCCTTTCTTGCCGGCGATGCGCATACGCAGCGCATTAAGCTTGATGAAACCTTCGGCGTCTTTCTGGTTATAGGCGCCCTTGTCGTCCTCGAAGGTGGCGATGTTCATGTCGAACAGGCTGTTGCTCTCCGACTTGCGCCCAACCACCGTAACGTTGCCTTTGTACAGTTTCACCCGCACCTGGCCGTTGACGCTGACCTGGGAGGCATCGATCATCTGCTGCAGCATGAGGCGCTCCGGGCTCCACCAGTAGCCGTTGTAAATCAGGCTGGCGTAGCGCGGCATCAGATCGTCCTTCAGGTGCGCCACTTCCCGGTCCAGGGTGATGGACTCGATGGCGCGGTGGGCGCGCAGCATGATAGTGCCGCCCGGCGTCTCGTAGCAGCCGCGAGACTTCATGCCCACGTAACGGTTTTCCACGATGTCCAGCCGGCCGATGCCGTTGGCGCCGCCCAGTTGGTTGAGCTTGGCCAGCACCGCCGCCGGGCTCATGGCCTCGCCATCGATGGCGACGATGTCACCGCACTCATAGCTCAGCTCGATGTAGGTAGGGCTATCGGGCGCCGCTTCCGGCGATACCGACCAGCGCCACATGTCCTCTTCCGGCTCCGCCCAGGGATCCTCCAGCACGCCACCTTCGTAGGAGATGTGCAGCAGGTTGGCATCCATGGAATAGGGCGAGGCCTTGCCGCGCTTCATCTCGATGGGGATGCCATGCTTCTCGGCGTAGGCCAGCAGGGTCTCGCGGGAGGTCAGGTCCCATTCGCGCCAGGGGGCGATGACCTTGACGTCCGGCTTAAGGGCATAGGCGCCCAGCTCGAAGCGCACCTGGTCGTTGCCCTTGCCGGTGGCGCCGTGGGCAATGGCGTCGCAGCCGGTCTCGTTGACGATCTCGATCAGGCGCTTGGCGATCAGTGGCCGGGCGATGGAGGTGCCGAGCAGGTATTCGCCCTCATAGATCGTATTGGCGCGGAACATGGGAAACACGAAATCGCGGGCGAATTCCTCGCGCAGGTCATCGATGTAGATTTCCTTGATGCCCATGGCCTGCGCCTTGGCGCGCGCCGGCTCGACTTCCTCGCCCTGACCGATGTCGGCGGTGAAGGTCACCACTTCGCAGCCGTAGGTTTCTTCCAGCCACTTGAGGATGACGGAGGTATCCAGACCGCCGGAATAAGCCAGCGCAACTTTCTTGACGTTCGATTTCGACATGTTTCTCAGCAGGGTTGATGGAGCAAGATCGCGGCATTATAGCCGAATCGCCCGCGGGTTCACGCGGACTCGGGAGGCTGCTGGGTGCTGTTCGCGTCGCCGGCTGGCGCTGCAAAGCAGCAACGGTCGCGGCCGCTGCCCTTGGCCAGGTACATCGCCACATCGGCGCCTTTGAGCAGGCTGGCGAAATCGGGCCCGTGCTCAGGAAACAGGGCGATGCCGATGCTGGTGGAAACCTTGACGGCCTGCCCCTTCAAGTCGAAGGGCCTGGCCAGGACATCGCGGATCTTCTCGGCAACCGATGCGGCCTGGCCGGCACCGCTGATTTCCGGCAGGAGGGCCAGGAACTCGTCGCCACCCAGGCGTCCCAGGGTATCGCTGTCACGCACGCAATCGCGCAGACGCTGCGCAGCGGCCACCAGGAGTGCATCGCCCACATCGTGGCCCAATTCGTCATTGACTCGCTTGAAATGGTCGATGTCGAAATAGATCAGGGCGAGCCGGCCCCATTTGCGCTTGGCCATACTCAACGCCCGCTCCACGCGTTCCTGCAGCAGTTGCCGATTGGGCAGCCTGGTCAGCGCATCATGATGCGCCAGGAACCAGACGCGCGCCTCGTTGGCGCGTCGCTCGGTCACGTCCATGGCGGTGGTGACAATCAGTTTGCGGCCATCGGCCAGGGTGTCCAGCGGAGACGAGTGAAAATCCCAGATGAGCCACCGCCCGTCGCGGGTACAAATCTGGACCTCGCCTTCGGCAAAAGGCAGCCGGCAGACCGGACCCGCTTCGCCTTCAACCGGGCTCCGGCCTTGCGCCCGCTCCAGCCATGCCGACAGCGTCGGTGCGTCCTCCATGGAGTAACCACTCAGCGTCTGCCAGGTTTCGCTGAGCAGAAGGATGGCGCCGTCTTCCGCGTGCAGTGCCATGGGCACCGGCGCATTGAGGATGGCGCGCCGCAAGCGCTCCTCGCTCTGCGTGAGCGCCTCCGCGGCGCGCATGCGCTCGGTGATGTCGCGGATGATGGCGCCGAAATAGCGTCTTCCATCCAGACTCCACTCGGAGAGGGACAGTTCCAGGGGAAAATCCTCGCCGCTGCGGCGGCGGCCGCTCAACTGCACGGTCTTGCCCATGACGCGCGGCACGCCACGCTGGAGATAGGCGCTGACGAAGGCCTGATGCTGCCTGGCCAACTCCGGAGGCATGATCTGCGAGACCGGGTTGCCCAGTATGCTTTCCTCGCTGTAGCCAAAGATGGTCTCGGCGGCGCGGTTCCACGACACCACCTTGCCATCCGCATCGATGCTGATGATGGCATCGCTGGCGGAATTGGCCAGGCTCCTGAAGCGCGACTCGCTTTCCTGCAGGGCCGCTTCCGCGTGCTTGCGGGCGGAGATATCCACAATCATGGCGAACGACCCCATGAACGAACCGCCCTCGCCCAGCAGCGGCGCGGCGGAGAGCAGCACCGGGACACGCCCGCCGTCGGCTTTGAGCAGGTTCACTTCATAGCTTTCGCTGATACCCCGCCGACGGTTTTCCAGCTTCACCTTTACCAGCGCTCGCTGCTGCGTCTCGACGAGTTCCATAACCGGCCGGCCAATCAGGGACTCCAGCGGGCAGCCCAGCAGCTCGGCCAGCCTCGGGTTGGAGTAGGTCACCCGAAAACGCGTATCCACAGCCAGGATTCCTTCGTGGGCGAGGGTCACGATACGGTGGTGGAGTTCACGGCTCTTGCGCAGACTCTGGGTCAGTTCGGCGGCGATTGCCCGCGCCCGCATCTGGGTGCCAACCAGCGACTTGGCGATGGCGAACAGCAACAGGCTGACCAGGCTGCCCCCCGCCATCACCAGGGCGGTGAAACCATGGCCTGACGCAAAACCGGAAAATCCCGGCAGCGCAGACAGTGCCAGGGTCCAGGGATGTCCGGCCACGTCGATCCGATACTGTAGTTGCAACTCGGAACCGGTGCCGGCGGCGCCCTCGGGCCGATTGTCGTACAGCAGGTTCGCGGGCGATGGCGCCGCGCCATCATAGAGGTGCAGATGGACCTGCTGCTGCAGGGCACCCAGAATGCCGTCCATGAGATCACCCATGCGAAACGGCGCATATACCCAGCCCAGCAGTTCCGCGCGGCGTCGCTCCACATCGCCGGGATCGGCACCGCCACGGTAGACCGGCAGATAGATCAGGAAACCCGGTTGCGTGTCCTTGCCGGTTTCCTGAACCAGGGTCACCTTGCCCGTGGCAGTGATCTGTCCACTGTCTCGAGATGCCTGCAGGGCCTGACGTCTTACCGGCTCCGACAGCATGTCAAAGCCGAAGGCGCGCTGGTTGCGCGCGTTGAAAGGCTCCAAATAGACGATGGCGCTGTACTCGTCACGTTGCCCCGACGGCCAGACCCGATAGGCCTCGAAGCCTTCCCTCGCCACATCCAGTTCGTGGGCAGGCAAGGATCCGGGGGCCAGGTGCAGCGCATAACCCAGACCCTGAATGCCGCGAAAGCGGCGCTGCAGTTCCAGGCTTTCGACGAAGCGGTGCCAGACCTGGCGCGATACCGCGACATCCGCCGCGAAAAGCCCGCGCGCGCCGAGCAGCACCTGTTCGTAGGCGCTGATGCGATCCTCGAGCCGGGTCTTGATTTCTCCGGCGGCAAGCACGAAGCGCTGGCGCGACTCCTGCCCAACCTGCCGGTACGCCATCAGGCTGGAGTAAACGGTCAGGCACAGCGATGCCGCCAGCAGCACCCAGGGATAGGGCCGATAACCCAAACGCGCTAGGAAAGAACGGGAACGCATCGAACCGTCACCTCAAGCAGGCTCGTCTCGACCTGGCTGACGCGTGGTGTGGCCGCACAGAGAAGATGCCTCGGCACCGGATCTGCGCCCGCTGGCCGGTTGGGGAATCACGGGCCGTGGCCCTGAATTTTCACAAGCCATGTTGTTTGCGCTTGCGCCAGAAGGTGGCACGGCTCATCCCCAAGGACTTGGCGGCAGGCTCGATGCGGCCGCCGTATTCTCGCAGCGCGTCGCGAATCAAGTCCGCCTCCTGCGCACCCGTCAACCGCAGCGGAGGCAAGTTCGACGGCGGCCGTGCCGAAGCGGCGCGCTCCTCGCGAAACTCTGGCGGCAGATCCTCCAGGCGGAGAACCTCCCCGCGTCCCACAGCGAAGGCGTACTCCATCACGTTCTGCAACTCCCTCACATTGCCGGGCCAGGCGTAATCCAGCAATGCGCGCATGGCATCCGGATCGACGCGCACGACGCGACGGTGACCCTGCACATTGTGACGGTCGATGTTATGCCAGAGCAGCAGGCTGATGTCCTGACGCCGTTCCCTTAGCGCAGGCAGGAAGAGGGGCACCACCCGCAGGC is a window encoding:
- a CDS encoding argininosuccinate synthase; translated protein: MSKSNVKKVALAYSGGLDTSVILKWLEETYGCEVVTFTADIGQGEEVEPARAKAQAMGIKEIYIDDLREEFARDFVFPMFRANTIYEGEYLLGTSIARPLIAKRLIEIVNETGCDAIAHGATGKGNDQVRFELGAYALKPDVKVIAPWREWDLTSRETLLAYAEKHGIPIEMKRGKASPYSMDANLLHISYEGGVLEDPWAEPEEDMWRWSVSPEAAPDSPTYIELSYECGDIVAIDGEAMSPAAVLAKLNQLGGANGIGRLDIVENRYVGMKSRGCYETPGGTIMLRAHRAIESITLDREVAHLKDDLMPRYASLIYNGYWWSPERLMLQQMIDASQVSVNGQVRVKLYKGNVTVVGRKSESNSLFDMNIATFEDDKGAYNQKDAEGFIKLNALRMRIAGKKGVKFAG
- a CDS encoding sensor domain-containing diguanylate cyclase, whose amino-acid sequence is MRSRSFLARLGYRPYPWVLLAASLCLTVYSSLMAYRQVGQESRQRFVLAAGEIKTRLEDRISAYEQVLLGARGLFAADVAVSRQVWHRFVESLELQRRFRGIQGLGYALHLAPGSLPAHELDVAREGFEAYRVWPSGQRDEYSAIVYLEPFNARNQRAFGFDMLSEPVRRQALQASRDSGQITATGKVTLVQETGKDTQPGFLIYLPVYRGGADPGDVERRRAELLGWVYAPFRMGDLMDGILGALQQQVHLHLYDGAAPSPANLLYDNRPEGAAGTGSELQLQYRIDVAGHPWTLALSALPGFSGFASGHGFTALVMAGGSLVSLLLFAIAKSLVGTQMRARAIAAELTQSLRKSRELHHRIVTLAHEGILAVDTRFRVTYSNPRLAELLGCPLESLIGRPVMELVETQQRALVKVKLENRRRGISESYEVNLLKADGGRVPVLLSAAPLLGEGGSFMGSFAMIVDISARKHAEAALQESESRFRSLANSASDAIISIDADGKVVSWNRAAETIFGYSEESILGNPVSQIMPPELARQHQAFVSAYLQRGVPRVMGKTVQLSGRRRSGEDFPLELSLSEWSLDGRRYFGAIIRDITERMRAAEALTQSEERLRRAILNAPVPMALHAEDGAILLLSETWQTLSGYSMEDAPTLSAWLERAQGRSPVEGEAGPVCRLPFAEGEVQICTRDGRWLIWDFHSSPLDTLADGRKLIVTTAMDVTERRANEARVWFLAHHDALTRLPNRQLLQERVERALSMAKRKWGRLALIYFDIDHFKRVNDELGHDVGDALLVAAAQRLRDCVRDSDTLGRLGGDEFLALLPEISGAGQAASVAEKIRDVLARPFDLKGQAVKVSTSIGIALFPEHGPDFASLLKGADVAMYLAKGSGRDRCCFAAPAGDANSTQQPPESA
- the orn gene encoding oligoribonuclease translates to MVQDAQNLIWIDLEMTGLDPQNDYIIEIATVVTDKELNVRARGPVMAIHQSEEALARMDDWNRKQHGESGLITRVRESRINVGEAERRTLDFLAQWLPKGASPMCGNSICQDRRFLARCMPKLEAFFHYRNLDVSTVKELAARWAPKLKDGFKKKNSHLALDDILESIEELKYYRERFFRF
- a CDS encoding MJ1255/VC2487 family glycosyltransferase, producing MRIFFGVQATGNGHITRARALAPKLKQAGIEVDYLFSGRPWEQLFEMEVFDDYQWREGLTFSTRDGHIQHVRTAFRNNLLNFARDVRQLDLGGYDLVISDFEPVTAWAAKLQGVKHVLGIGHQYAFGYDIPKAAADFLGTQILRYFAPVKLGLGVHWHHFHHPILPPIFETGAERKPVDPRKIIVYLPFEDVDHVIGLLRRFHDHQFTIYSPAMPHDRHEPAEHIHVRQLSRAGFQADFADAAGVICNAGFELASESLHQGKKLLAKPLQGQMEQMSNALALELLQLGQVMQSLDSASIETWLEHSQAVEVRYPDVAQAVVDWICEGNFHIDQAWVDRIWAQAITRRD
- a CDS encoding phosphatase PAP2 family protein produces the protein MKLMHTITTFDINLFSWVMRRKTQKFQVHCARWISKTADGPLYVLLGAALLCSKTPADLLLLHSLVLGLLMERPLYAILKNLCRRDRPPVVLNIQSFIVPSDRFSFPSGHTSAAFLVATCLSYFHPPLAPLLLTWASLVGMARVVLGVHFPTDTFIGALMGSGLALLSLEILNA
- a CDS encoding response regulator; amino-acid sequence: MRFKPGIKASLLLLGLLPAALIGIVMAGYFVNARFEDLYNSQRERGDIILKQLTAVAATNLADGNVSALRRLTQEILKESDVVEVEVWDIHSKIAGSRRNSASRESERLLLSAAVLEAPAEGSSAAPRPIGTVRLVLSGSETVQRQRETLIHALAIGLGGLLLTGLLADRMGRRIGSPIISLTSAVHALSEGRLETRTNVPASAELAYLQAGFNAMAAELQKNRQTLEQQIQDATRQLQNTLKSLERRNAELDAARRNAERQTALKSQFLAQMSHEIRTPMNGIIGFAELLGQTPLNDEQNEKLRLIERSAKNLLAIINEILDLATLEAGKISLNIHMFMLRPYLEDAIALQMQRSPHLPVILWVAPDVPASVLGDPIRVQQVINNLLSNALKFTRRGRVVVRVRLQKPLGAPKLLFSVSDSGRGINARDLANLFVPFQQLSDYAIDRERGAGLGLTIANNIVDKMGGHLQVASRPGRGTTFWFDLPITQTAGEERLPPASTPLVLVDNDRLSRQALRFQLETVSSSVTSFANWEAFVSSYRPETHGRTVLLKATAQEGEMHSSMTQWLEQAGRLGARPVVILPTAENRLLEFYRRSGAVCLMAPVPTERLRKLIMHPNTESLAKRSADQRLAVPDLLGRTILIADDNEINRILLGAQLTALGASVQSAKDGTEALSASRDTVFDLIILDLQMPGMDGLTVIRELRKLPGANHETPVIAITAHAQPAQRREVMEAGFMDCLIKPVTEEQLRQLVQGHLGPPRGDASQPAIPAVRAPHADALLEKTSGNRELALTICRKLFTELPRQLTELNAAVTHEKLEDARDITHKIHGSSAFCGLHAIREAAGKLERALDQTDERTELENHMQDLSLAIQDFMAEEPLILEALSAGTPS
- a CDS encoding diacylglycerol kinase — encoded protein: MAGQNLKGMARIYAAFFNSMKGFKAAWLSEEAFRQEVYLLAATAPLALWLGQGPVEKALLLGSVLLVLIVELLNTGIEIVVDRISFERHELSGRAKDVGSAAVLLSLALAGCVWGFILLPRLF